In Apium graveolens cultivar Ventura chromosome 10, ASM990537v1, whole genome shotgun sequence, the following are encoded in one genomic region:
- the LOC141689994 gene encoding uncharacterized protein LOC141689994, whose translation MEIKAVDESPLILVKQGAEARVYDSQFAGRRCIVKERFSKKYRHPTLDSKLTVKRLNAEARCLTKSRQLGVSTPVLYAVDLSLHTLTFEYVEGPSVKDVFLEFGLSGVVKDRMEDIAMQIGDAIAKLHDGGVAHGDLTTSNMLIRSETNQLVLIDFGLSFTSTLPEDKAVDLYVLERALLSMHSSVGDVMDQILAAYRKSSKQWSATFNKLAQVRQRGRKRTMIG comes from the exons ATGGAGATCAAAGCAGTTGATGAAAGTCCATTGATTCTGGTGAAGCAAGGCGCTGAAGCA AGAGTATATGATTCTCAATTTGCGGGGAGGAGGTGTATTGTAAAGGAACGTTTTTCAAAGAAGTATAGACATCCAACATTAGATTCAAAACTCACCGTGAAGCGTTTAAACGCG GAGGCCAGGTGCTTGACAAAATCTAGACAACTTGGAGTTTCCACTCCAGTTCTTTATGCTGTGGACCTTTCGCTGCACACTTTAACATTTGAGTATGTGGAGGGTCCTTCTGTTAAAGATGTATTTCTCGAATTTGGATTGAGTGGTGTAGTTAAAGACAGAATGGAGGACATTGCAATGCAGATTGGTGATGCAATTGCAAAGCTTCATGATGGTGGTGTTGCTCATGGTGACCTAACCACGTCAAATATGTTAATCCGCAGTGAGACCAATCAGCTG GTCCTAATTGATTTTGGTCTGAGCTTCACATCAACTCTTCCAGAAGATAAAGCAGTTGATCTATATGTACTTGAGAGGGCTTTGCTTTCTATGCATTCCTCAGTTGGAGATGTG ATGGATCAAATACTTGCTGCGTATAGGAAATCCTCAAAGCAGTGGTCAGCAACATTTAACAAACTTGCTCAAG tgagACAACGAGGTAGAAAACGAACCATGATCGGATGA
- the LOC141689993 gene encoding type I inositol polyphosphate 5-phosphatase 4-like: MRYGNSKKSKNSWPKALVKKWFNIKSKADDFYADESIVHEGSDEEWSNNLSRREACSMEKSRTERLRRHSEYVPRSKIDLDAAQVTDVQNYRIFVATWNVAGKSPPSYLSLEDWLHTSPPADIYVLGFQEIVPLNAGNVLGTEDNGPARKWLALIRKTLNNLPGTSGSYNPPSPVPDPIVELEADFEGSTRPKASSFLQRHSFQSSRSMRMMGNDMSMPQPRLDRRFSVCDRIMLGQRTCEYDPNVIWSGNYDEINDDPPCSIHYSPMSYTESTCMEDRDRYQVNSGYCLVASKQMVGIFLTVWVKSDLRDNVRNMKVSCVGRGLMGYLGNKGSISISMSLHQTSFCFICSHLTSGQKEGDEVRRNSDVLEILRKTRFPRVLGMGENKSPETILEHDRILWLGDLNYRIALSYRSAKALVEMHNWRALLENDQLRVEQSRGHVFEGWNEGSIYFPPTYKYSDNSDRYAGDDRHPREKRRTPAWCDRILWYGRGLHQVSYVRGESRFSDHRPVYSIFLAEVESVNPSRIKKSMSCSNSRVEVEELLPYTNGYGDLNFL, translated from the exons ATGAGATATGGGAACTCCAAGAAAAGCAAG AATTCATGGCCTaaagcattggtcaagaaatgGTTCAATATCAAGAGTAAAGCTGATGATTTTTATGCTGATGAAAGTATTGTTCATGAAG GCAGTGATGAAGAATGGAGCAACAATTTATCAAGGAGAGAAGCATGCAGTATGGAGAAAAGCAGAACAG AGAGATTAAGGAGGCATTCTGAGTATGTACCGCGAAGTAAGATTGATCTTGATGCTGCCCAAGTCACAGATGTCCAAAATTATag GATCTTTGTAGCTACATGGAATGTGGCTGGAAAATCACCTCCAAGTTATTTAAGTCTTGAAGACTGGCTACACACTTCGCCTCCAGCTGACATTTACGTTCTTGG GTTTCAAGAGATAGTTCCCTTAAATGCTGGTAATGTGTTGGGCACCGAAGACAATGGCCCAGCTAGGAAATGGTTAGCACTCATCCGAAAGACTTTGAATAATCTTCCTGGAACTAGTGGCAGTTACAACCCACCCTCACCAGTTCCTGACCCAATTGTGGAATTAGAAGCAGACTTTGAAGGATCAACAAGACCAAAGGCCTCATCTTTTCTTCAACGTCATTCCTTCCAATCTAGTCGTAGCATGAGAATGATGGGCAACGACATGTCAATGCCACAACCTCGGCTTGATCGTCGATTCAGTGTCTGTGACAGGATTATGTTGGGGCAGAGAACATGTGAATATGACCCAAATGTAATATGGAGTGGCAACTACGATGAGATAAATGATGATCCCCCCTGCAGTATTCACTATTCGCCAATGTCATACACTGAATCTACCTGTATGGAGGATAGAGATAGATATCAAGTAAACTCTGGATACTGTTTAGTTGCCAGCAAACAGATGGTTGGGATTTTTCTCACAGTATGGGTGAAGAGTGATCTGAGGGATAATGTTCGTAACATGAAAGTGTCTTGTGTAGGTAGAGGATTGATGGGTTATCTTGGAAACAAG ggttccatatcaattagcatGTCTTTGCACCAAACGAGCTTCTGCTTCATCTGTAGTCATTTAACCTCTGGGCAAAAGGAAGGTGATGAAGTGAGGAGAAACTCTGATGTcttggaaattttaagaaaaacgAGATTTCCACGAGTTCTTGGCATGGGGGAGAACAAATCTCCTGAAACAATTCTTGAGCACGA TCGAATTTTATGGCTTGGGGATCTGAACTATCGGATTGCACTGTCATACCGTTCTGCTAAGGCCCTTGTCGAGATGCATAATTGGAGGGCTTTGTTAGAAAATGACCAG CTTCGAGTAGAGCAAAGTAGAGGGCATGTGTTCGAGGGGTGGAATGAAGGGAGTATATATTTTCCTCCTACTTATAAATATTCTGATAACTCAGACAGATACGCAGGGGATGATAGGCACCCAAGAGAAAAACGAAGGACGCCGGCATG GTGTGATCGCATATTGTGGTACGGTAGAGGTCTGCATCAAGTGTCTTATGTTCGTGGGGAGTCTCGTTTTTCGGATCACAGACCAGTTTATAGCATATTCTTGGCAGAGGTTGAGTCTGTTAATCCTAGTAGAATCAAGAAAAGCATGAGTTGCTCCAATTCCCGAGTTGAGGTAGAAGAGCTACTTCCATACACTAATGGATATGGAGATCTGAATTTCTTATGA
- the LOC141693899 gene encoding FCS-Like Zinc finger 2-like produces MVKRTRIGTTLVDTDVINYVASPRQHSSAEMTGPLSNVVFSLESPKSADFVGYGIDRIGVFLEQCFRCKRRLSENIPVYMYSENAFCTPDCRGIQITEDEAKEKLIGKRKMLN; encoded by the exons ATGGTGAAGCGAACTCGAATCGGCACGACTCTAGTCGACACCGACGTCATTAACTACGTTGCCTCGCCGCGACAGCATAGCTCGGCGGAAATGACTGGACCTCTTAGTAATGTAGTTTTCAGCCTGGAGTCTCCTAAGAGTGCTGATTTTGTTGGTTATGGAATTGATCGAATCGGAGTGTTTCTCGAGCAATGCTTTCGTTGTAAGAGGAGGCTTTCCGAGAATATACCTGTGTATATGTATAG TGAGAATGCGTTCTGCACTCCTGACTGTCGTGGGATCCAGATTACAGAGGACGAGGCAAAGGAAAAGCTTATTGGAAAACGGAAAATGTTAAACTAA